One genomic segment of Paraburkholderia aromaticivorans includes these proteins:
- the purF gene encoding amidophosphoribosyltransferase — translation MCGIVGVVSHSPVNQLIYDSLLLLQHRGQDAAGIATANGSNFHMHKANGMVRDVFRTRNMRSLPGTTGIGQVRYPTAGSASSEEEAQPFYVNAPFGIILAHNGNLTNWQQLKDEMFRIDRRHINTNSDTEVMLNVLAHELQLSSSGLQLDPAALFNAVSGVHRRVRGSYAIVSLIAGYGLLGFRDPFGIRPLCLGKQETAEGVEWILASESVAIEGIGFEFVRDVAPGEAVFIDIEGNLHSQQCATNPSLNPCIFELVYLARPDSVLDGVPVYNVRLRMGDYLAEKIKRELPDVPIDVVMPIPDSSRPAAMQVAKKLGVEYREGFFKNRYVGRTFIMPGQAVRKKSVRQKLNAMGIEFKGKNVLIVDDSIVRGTTSHEIVQMARDAGANKVIFASAAPPVKFPNVYGIDMPTRGELVAHGRSDDEVARMIGADHLVYQDVDALKQAVRDINPALKEFEASCFDGNYVTGDVTTEYLDRIETARLAPSSQSDRDAASEAIDGGAPARSQLHLQLSVG, via the coding sequence CGCCGCCGGCATCGCGACGGCGAACGGCAGCAATTTCCACATGCACAAGGCGAACGGCATGGTGCGCGACGTGTTCCGCACGCGCAACATGCGCAGCCTGCCCGGCACGACCGGTATCGGTCAGGTCCGTTATCCGACGGCCGGTTCGGCGTCGAGCGAAGAAGAAGCCCAGCCGTTCTACGTGAACGCGCCGTTCGGCATCATCCTCGCGCACAACGGCAATCTGACCAACTGGCAGCAACTGAAAGATGAGATGTTCCGCATCGATCGCCGCCACATCAATACCAATTCCGACACGGAAGTGATGCTCAACGTGCTCGCGCACGAACTGCAGCTCTCCAGCTCGGGCCTGCAACTCGATCCGGCCGCGTTGTTCAACGCCGTCTCGGGCGTGCATCGCCGGGTGCGCGGATCGTACGCGATCGTGTCGCTGATCGCCGGTTACGGCCTGCTGGGTTTCCGTGACCCGTTCGGCATCCGCCCGCTGTGCCTCGGCAAGCAGGAAACGGCTGAAGGCGTCGAATGGATCCTGGCGTCGGAGTCGGTGGCGATCGAAGGTATCGGCTTCGAATTCGTGCGCGACGTGGCGCCGGGCGAAGCGGTTTTCATCGACATCGAAGGCAATCTGCACTCGCAGCAATGCGCGACGAACCCGAGCCTGAACCCCTGCATTTTCGAACTCGTGTATCTCGCGCGTCCGGACTCGGTGCTCGACGGCGTGCCGGTCTACAACGTGCGTCTGCGCATGGGCGACTACCTCGCCGAGAAGATCAAGCGCGAACTGCCCGACGTTCCAATCGACGTCGTGATGCCGATTCCCGATTCGTCCCGTCCGGCCGCGATGCAGGTCGCGAAGAAGCTGGGCGTGGAATACCGTGAAGGCTTCTTCAAGAACCGTTACGTCGGTCGGACCTTCATCATGCCCGGCCAGGCCGTGCGCAAGAAGTCGGTGCGCCAGAAGCTGAACGCCATGGGCATCGAGTTCAAGGGCAAGAACGTGCTGATCGTCGACGACTCGATCGTGCGCGGCACCACGTCGCACGAAATCGTGCAGATGGCGCGCGACGCCGGCGCGAACAAGGTGATCTTCGCTTCGGCGGCGCCGCCGGTGAAGTTCCCGAACGTCTACGGTATCGACATGCCCACGCGGGGTGAACTCGTCGCCCACGGCCGTTCGGACGACGAAGTCGCGCGCATGATCGGCGCGGACCATCTCGTTTATCAGGACGTCGACGCGCTCAAGCAAGCGGTCCGCGATATCAACCCGGCACTGAAGGAATTCGAAGCGTCGTGTTTCGACGGTAACTACGTGACCGGCGACGTCACGACCGAGTACCTCGACCGCATCGAAACCGCGCGTCTCGCACCGTCCTCGCAATCGGACCGCGACGCCGCGAGCGAAGCGATCGACGGTGGCGCGCCGGCCCGTTCGCAACTGCATCTGCAACTATCGGTGGGCTGA
- a CDS encoding O-succinylhomoserine sulfhydrylase, producing the protein MDDSLNFDTLAVRSGTVRSDFNEHSEAIFLTSSFVFASAADAAEKFKNSEDNYTYSRFTNPTVSMFQDRLAALEGGEACMATASGMAAIMSVVMSALQAGDHLVSSQALFGSTLGMFSQIFSKFGIATTFVDPTNLDAWKNAVRPETKMFFLETPSNPLTEVADIEAISKIAKASNALFVVDNCFCSPALQQPLKLGADVVMHSATKFLDGQGRVLGGALVGSKQFIMEKVFPFVRSAGPTLSAFNAWVLLKGMETLSLRVEKQSANALEIARWLETHPAVNRVFYPGLESHPQHALAMRQQKAGGAILSFELKGDTPEQMRANAWRVIDNTKICSITGNLGDTRTTITHPATTTHGRVTPEARAAAGISEGLIRLAVGLENAGDIRGDLERGLAG; encoded by the coding sequence ATGGACGACTCCCTGAACTTCGACACGCTGGCAGTCCGCTCGGGCACGGTGCGCAGCGATTTCAACGAACATTCGGAAGCGATTTTCCTGACCTCGAGCTTCGTGTTCGCGAGCGCTGCGGACGCGGCCGAAAAATTCAAAAATTCCGAAGACAACTACACTTACTCGCGGTTCACGAATCCGACCGTGTCGATGTTCCAGGACCGTCTGGCCGCGCTCGAAGGCGGCGAAGCCTGCATGGCGACGGCCTCGGGAATGGCCGCGATCATGTCGGTGGTGATGTCGGCGTTGCAGGCGGGCGACCATCTGGTGAGCTCGCAGGCGCTGTTCGGTTCGACGCTCGGCATGTTCTCGCAAATCTTCAGCAAGTTCGGCATCGCCACGACGTTCGTCGATCCGACCAATCTGGACGCATGGAAAAACGCCGTGCGCCCGGAGACGAAGATGTTCTTCCTCGAAACGCCGTCGAATCCGCTGACCGAAGTCGCCGACATCGAAGCGATCAGCAAGATCGCCAAGGCGTCGAACGCGCTGTTCGTGGTCGACAATTGCTTCTGCAGCCCGGCCCTGCAGCAGCCGCTGAAGCTCGGTGCGGATGTCGTGATGCATTCGGCCACCAAATTCCTCGACGGTCAGGGCCGCGTGCTCGGCGGCGCGTTGGTCGGCTCGAAGCAGTTCATCATGGAAAAGGTGTTCCCATTCGTGCGCAGCGCCGGTCCGACGCTCTCCGCGTTCAACGCGTGGGTGCTGCTCAAGGGCATGGAAACGCTGTCGCTGCGCGTTGAAAAGCAGTCGGCCAATGCGCTCGAGATCGCGCGCTGGCTGGAAACGCATCCGGCTGTGAATCGCGTGTTCTATCCGGGGCTTGAATCGCATCCGCAGCACGCGCTGGCCATGCGTCAGCAGAAGGCGGGCGGCGCGATCCTGTCGTTCGAATTGAAGGGCGACACGCCCGAGCAGATGCGTGCGAATGCATGGCGAGTGATCGACAACACGAAAATCTGCTCGATCACCGGCAACCTCGGCGATACGCGCACCACCATCACGCATCCGGCTACGACCACGCATGGCCGCGTGACCCCGGAAGCGCGCGCGGCGGCGGGTATCAGCGAAGGCTTGATTCGTCTCGCAGTCGGTCTGGAAAACGCCGGCGATATCCGGGGCGATCTGGAGCGCGGTCTGGCGGGTTGA
- a CDS encoding AraC family transcriptional regulator, with amino-acid sequence MTHAPVSAPSVSLRRYGAIEASDVHDFHQVVLGLDGAMVMTVNGVAHQIDAGSAWLIPAGARHDYAGVGENRQLVLDLPAASLAVPERLFDRARAVTVDASLTQLVHRIAAHAAGGARGDDLDTRRFHWDAAARLGAALVADAGTTAGAQAAGAGLDFARIDRWLRAHLSEPVRIADLAAHCGFGMRRFHQLFIEAFGETPHRYLQRLRLDTSLTLLADPRLSLSDIALDIGFGDQSAYTHAFTRRFGLAPGQWRALRH; translated from the coding sequence ATGACTCACGCCCCCGTTTCCGCCCCTAGCGTTTCGCTGCGCCGCTACGGCGCGATCGAAGCGTCGGACGTGCACGACTTTCACCAGGTCGTGCTCGGACTCGACGGCGCGATGGTCATGACGGTGAACGGCGTCGCGCACCAGATCGACGCCGGCTCCGCCTGGCTCATCCCGGCGGGCGCTCGGCACGATTACGCGGGCGTCGGCGAAAACCGGCAGCTGGTTCTGGACTTGCCGGCGGCGTCGCTGGCCGTGCCGGAACGGCTGTTCGACCGCGCGCGGGCCGTCACGGTCGACGCCTCGCTCACGCAGCTCGTGCACCGTATCGCGGCGCACGCCGCCGGCGGCGCGCGAGGCGACGATCTGGACACACGGCGTTTTCATTGGGACGCAGCCGCGCGTCTCGGCGCGGCGCTGGTGGCCGACGCGGGCACGACGGCGGGCGCGCAGGCGGCAGGCGCCGGTCTGGATTTTGCGCGTATCGACCGCTGGTTGCGCGCGCATTTGTCGGAGCCGGTGCGGATCGCCGACCTCGCCGCGCATTGCGGCTTTGGCATGCGGCGCTTTCATCAGCTTTTTATCGAGGCCTTCGGTGAGACGCCGCATCGCTATTTGCAGCGTCTGCGGCTCGATACGTCGCTCACCTTGCTTGCCGATCCGCGGCTTTCATTAAGCGATATCGCGCTGGACATCGGCTTTGGCGATCAAAGCGCCTATACGCACGCGTTCACGCGGCGTTTCGGGCTGGCGCCCGGTCAATGGCGCGCGCTGCGGCATTGA
- a CDS encoding FKBP-type peptidyl-prolyl cis-trans isomerase: MSTVTTESGLKYEDIVEGTGAEAVAGKTVSVHYTGWLTDGQKFDSSKDRNDPFAFVLGGGMVIKGWDEGVQGMKVGGTRKLTIPPQLGYGVRGAGGVIPPNATLVFEVELLGV; the protein is encoded by the coding sequence ATGTCGACTGTGACTACCGAATCCGGTTTGAAGTACGAAGACATCGTTGAAGGCACCGGCGCCGAGGCAGTGGCCGGCAAGACCGTCAGCGTTCACTACACCGGCTGGCTGACCGATGGTCAGAAGTTCGACTCGAGCAAGGACCGCAATGACCCGTTCGCTTTCGTGCTGGGCGGCGGCATGGTCATCAAGGGCTGGGACGAAGGCGTGCAAGGCATGAAGGTCGGCGGCACCCGCAAACTGACCATCCCGCCGCAACTCGGCTACGGCGTGCGCGGCGCGGGCGGCGTGATTCCGCCGAACGCGACGCTCGTGTTCGAAGTCGAATTGCTCGGCGTCTGA